A region from the Paludicola sp. MB14-C6 genome encodes:
- a CDS encoding homoserine dehydrogenase, which produces MAKIAVLGHGVVGSGVVEVIESNKESIKRRAGQEIEVKRILDLRDFSDLSYSHKFTKNFDDILNDDEITVVVEVMGGINPAFDFAKASLQKGKSVVTSNKELVAGCGAELLKIAKENNVNFFFEASVGGGIPIIRPMHQCLAANEINEIAGILNGTTNFILTKMIKEQMDFDTALKLAQDLGYAERNPSADVDGHDACRKICILASLAFGRHVHPDNVQTEGITKITLEDVDYAENWGGVIKLIARAKRGNNGKIECMVSPAFVPKSSQLANIDDVFNGVLIRGNATGDVVFYGKGAGKLPTASAVVADVIDVAKAVSTSKSLTWDECEENIVESYKNTSSAFYVRVETNEPTEAKVAISREFGDVIYLSRKEQPKKELAFVTKSILEKDMLHKLTALVEDDILILTHIRLVDY; this is translated from the coding sequence ATGGCAAAAATAGCTGTGCTAGGACATGGAGTTGTTGGTTCCGGAGTTGTTGAAGTTATAGAAAGCAACAAGGAAAGTATCAAACGCCGTGCCGGTCAAGAAATAGAAGTCAAACGAATTTTGGATTTACGAGATTTTTCTGATTTATCATATAGCCATAAATTCACAAAGAATTTTGATGACATTTTGAACGATGATGAAATAACGGTGGTTGTAGAAGTAATGGGTGGAATAAACCCTGCCTTTGACTTTGCAAAAGCATCTTTACAAAAAGGTAAAAGTGTTGTAACTTCAAATAAAGAATTAGTAGCGGGCTGTGGCGCAGAACTATTAAAAATAGCGAAGGAAAACAACGTAAATTTCTTTTTTGAAGCTTCCGTTGGGGGCGGAATACCAATTATTCGCCCTATGCACCAATGCTTAGCAGCTAACGAGATTAACGAAATTGCAGGAATTTTGAATGGTACAACTAATTTTATCTTAACAAAAATGATAAAAGAACAAATGGATTTTGATACTGCTTTGAAATTAGCTCAAGACTTAGGATATGCAGAAAGAAATCCATCTGCTGATGTAGATGGACACGATGCTTGCAGAAAAATTTGTATTTTAGCTTCTTTGGCTTTTGGCCGTCACGTTCATCCGGATAATGTGCAAACAGAGGGCATTACTAAGATCACGTTGGAAGACGTTGATTATGCTGAAAACTGGGGCGGCGTTATCAAACTGATTGCAAGAGCAAAACGAGGTAATAATGGTAAGATTGAGTGTATGGTTAGTCCTGCATTTGTACCAAAATCAAGTCAACTTGCAAATATAGATGATGTATTTAATGGCGTTTTAATACGTGGAAACGCAACCGGTGATGTTGTGTTTTATGGTAAAGGTGCTGGTAAGCTTCCAACAGCAAGTGCAGTCGTTGCAGATGTTATTGATGTTGCAAAAGCTGTTTCAACAAGTAAGTCGCTCACTTGGGATGAATGTGAAGAGAATATTGTTGAAAGCTATAAAAATACAAGTAGTGCATTTTACGTTCGTGTAGAAACGAATGAACCTACAGAAGCAAAAGTAGCAATTTCAAGGGAATTCGGTGATGTAATTTATCTTTCAAGAAAAGAACAACCAAAGAAGGAGCTTGCTTTTGTAACAAAATCAATTTTGGAAAAAGATATGCTACATAAATTAACTGCTTTAGTTGAAGATGATATTTTGATATTGACTCATATTCGTTTAGTGGATTATTAA
- a CDS encoding ACT domain-containing protein, whose amino-acid sequence MNHKQLVLVDKSVLPEVFDKVLMAKTFLARNIAKNSTEACKMADISRSAFYKYKDSVCFYEDKENGRLVTFYFRLSDEPGVLSKVLQKLSGFNVNILTVNQNIPVDRVAVVTISFRMDDAITDTNSMFEEIETISGVVSVKQI is encoded by the coding sequence ATGAATCATAAACAGCTGGTTTTAGTTGATAAAAGTGTATTGCCCGAGGTTTTTGATAAAGTTTTGATGGCAAAGACCTTTTTAGCGCGTAATATTGCCAAAAATTCAACCGAAGCTTGTAAAATGGCGGATATCTCAAGAAGTGCATTTTATAAATACAAGGATAGCGTTTGCTTTTATGAAGATAAAGAGAATGGCCGTTTGGTTACATTCTATTTTCGTTTAAGCGATGAACCGGGAGTGTTATCAAAAGTCTTACAAAAACTTTCGGGCTTTAATGTAAATATCTTGACTGTAAATCAAAATATTCCGGTTGACAGAGTTGCTGTAGTAACCATATCGTTTCGAATGGATGATGCTATCACTGATACTAACTCTATGTTTGAAGAAATCGAAACAATAAGCGGTGTGGTTAGTGTGAAACAAATATAA
- a CDS encoding alanine/glycine:cation symporter family protein, whose translation MQAFLDSINQVLSGPIMVIGVILVGIILSFKTGFIQATKLGYTLKHTLGSMFQKKKKDQRGITPFQAVTTALSGTIGTGNIVGVATAVSLGGAGAIFWMWVSAFFGMATKYSEIVLAIKYREKGENQTYLGGPMYYLNQAMHSKLLGNIFALLCLASSFGIGNMVQSNAIADSISSVSNINTKPIIIVIAILIGFVIIGGIKRIAKTTEALIPAMALFYLVGCFIIIGMNISSLGDAFLEIIKSAFQLKPAVGGVAGFTMARAIRIGFARGVFTNEAGLGSAPIAHAAADAKSPAEQGLLGIFEVFFDTIIMCTLTGLVIVLSGLHLDGKLDGAALTLGAFEKYLGNFAAIFIAISTVFFAVSSIIGWSYYGETCVNYLFHSKKLVLLYKIAFIIAIYIGAVTSIDFVWGLSDLLNSLMMVPNLIGVLVLSNIVKKETHVFKVNLSIIKLRKSHKECVK comes from the coding sequence ATGCAAGCTTTTTTAGATTCTATTAACCAAGTTTTAAGTGGACCGATAATGGTGATAGGCGTAATTTTAGTAGGAATCATTCTTTCGTTTAAAACAGGCTTTATTCAAGCAACTAAGTTAGGCTATACTTTAAAACATACTTTAGGCTCTATGTTTCAAAAAAAGAAAAAGGATCAAAGAGGCATTACACCTTTTCAAGCTGTTACAACTGCATTATCTGGAACAATCGGAACAGGAAATATTGTGGGGGTAGCAACTGCAGTATCTCTTGGCGGAGCAGGTGCGATTTTTTGGATGTGGGTTAGTGCGTTTTTCGGTATGGCAACAAAGTATTCTGAAATTGTATTGGCTATTAAATATCGTGAAAAAGGTGAGAATCAAACGTATTTAGGCGGGCCAATGTATTATTTGAATCAAGCTATGCATAGCAAACTGCTTGGAAATATTTTTGCGTTGTTATGTTTAGCATCTAGCTTTGGTATTGGTAATATGGTACAGTCTAATGCAATTGCTGATTCCATATCCTCTGTTTCTAATATCAATACAAAACCAATTATTATAGTAATTGCAATTTTGATTGGCTTTGTAATTATCGGAGGAATTAAGCGTATTGCCAAAACAACAGAAGCGTTAATTCCCGCTATGGCATTATTTTATCTTGTGGGCTGCTTTATTATTATTGGAATGAATATATCCTCTTTAGGTGATGCTTTTTTAGAAATCATAAAAAGTGCATTTCAACTAAAGCCTGCTGTGGGTGGCGTTGCAGGTTTTACAATGGCAAGAGCAATTCGAATTGGCTTTGCACGAGGCGTATTTACCAACGAAGCAGGCTTAGGATCTGCTCCGATTGCCCATGCTGCCGCTGATGCCAAAAGCCCTGCGGAACAAGGCTTACTTGGCATATTTGAAGTATTTTTTGATACGATAATTATGTGTACATTGACTGGGCTTGTCATTGTATTGTCAGGGCTTCATTTAGATGGAAAACTGGATGGTGCAGCATTAACGTTAGGTGCTTTTGAAAAGTATCTTGGGAATTTCGCTGCAATTTTTATCGCAATATCAACGGTCTTTTTTGCTGTTTCATCGATTATTGGTTGGAGTTATTACGGAGAAACGTGCGTGAATTATTTATTTCATTCTAAAAAATTGGTGTTGCTATATAAAATTGCGTTTATTATTGCGATTTATATAGGAGCTGTTACGTCTATAGACTTTGTTTGGGGGCTGTCTGATTTGTTAAACAGTCTGATGATGGTACCAAACTTAATCGGAGTTCTTGTATTATCTAATATTGTAAAGAAAGAAACACACGTTTTTAAAGTAAATCTTAGCATAATTAAGCTGCGTAAATCACATAAAGAATGTGTAAAATAA
- the hisE gene encoding phosphoribosyl-ATP diphosphatase — protein MTDSTLKGLYEVVKNRKENPEEGSYTCYLFDKGLDKILKKCGEENAEMIIAAKNHDNDELANEMCDLIYHMLVLMVENGVSLEDVMDILEQRRQKIGNLKTFHQVDKES, from the coding sequence ATGACAGATAGTACATTAAAGGGACTATATGAGGTTGTGAAAAATCGAAAAGAAAACCCCGAGGAAGGTTCTTACACTTGTTATCTATTCGATAAAGGATTAGATAAAATCTTAAAAAAATGTGGCGAAGAAAATGCGGAAATGATTATTGCCGCTAAAAACCATGATAACGATGAACTGGCAAATGAAATGTGTGATTTAATTTATCATATGCTTGTTTTGATGGTTGAAAACGGGGTATCGCTTGAAGATGTTATGGACATCTTAGAACAGCGTCGTCAAAAAATAGGAAACCTAAAAACGTTTCATCAAGTAGATAAAGAGTCTTAG
- the hisI gene encoding phosphoribosyl-AMP cyclohydrolase, whose product MDLDQYFQKAELIPAIVVEDSNNEVLMLAYMNKESLQKTLETGYTWFYSRSRQELWNKGATSGYLQKVVSITSDCDDDTLLVRVNQTGVACHTGNYTCFFKEIYHAE is encoded by the coding sequence ATGGACCTAGATCAATATTTTCAAAAAGCAGAGCTTATTCCTGCAATTGTTGTGGAAGACTCGAACAATGAAGTCTTGATGTTAGCATATATGAATAAAGAAAGCTTGCAAAAAACGTTGGAAACTGGTTATACATGGTTTTACTCTCGTTCCAGACAAGAGCTATGGAATAAGGGAGCTACTAGCGGATATTTGCAAAAAGTAGTGTCAATCACCTCTGATTGTGATGATGATACGTTATTAGTAAGAGTAAACCAAACAGGTGTAGCTTGTCATACTGGAAATTATACTTGCTTTTTCAAAGAAATTTATCACGCAGAATAA
- a CDS encoding SGNH/GDSL hydrolase family protein, whose product MKKVLLLGDSIRMGYAPYVKELLKNQCEVYYDEQDNGRYAAYTLWQANQLFIKYGKFDVVHWNNGYWDMNIEPPMDEPIHPVDEYVHFLKRIIKQIRNNGAEIIFATTLPLIGIGMTYDVTGTGTQIAYDNNSVLTYNKAATELMNQENITINDLYSLMLKDENCYKCEDKLHLTTEGYQVCAKQIAEIILEKLR is encoded by the coding sequence ATGAAAAAAGTATTATTACTAGGTGATTCTATTCGTATGGGGTATGCTCCCTATGTGAAAGAGCTGTTAAAAAATCAATGCGAAGTTTACTATGATGAACAAGATAATGGCCGTTACGCGGCATATACATTATGGCAAGCAAATCAGCTTTTTATTAAGTATGGTAAGTTTGATGTTGTCCATTGGAATAACGGCTATTGGGATATGAATATTGAACCGCCTATGGATGAACCAATACATCCGGTGGACGAGTATGTGCATTTTTTAAAGCGAATTATCAAGCAAATTAGAAACAATGGTGCTGAAATCATATTTGCAACAACTTTACCGCTAATCGGGATCGGAATGACATATGATGTGACTGGAACAGGCACTCAGATTGCATATGATAATAATTCCGTTCTTACGTATAATAAAGCTGCAACAGAGTTAATGAATCAAGAGAACATAACGATTAACGATTTATATTCTTTAATGTTAAAGGATGAAAATTGTTATAAATGCGAGGATAAATTACATCTAACTACAGAAGGTTATCAAGTTTGTGCAAAACAAATTGCAGAAATAATATTAGAAAAGTTGCGATAA
- the hisF gene encoding imidazole glycerol phosphate synthase subunit HisF codes for MLSKRIIPCLDVKNGRVVKGINFVGLKDVGNPVECAKAYYEQGADEIVFLDITATHEARGTIIDVVRNTAKEVFVPLTVGGGIRTIEDFRYILRAGADKISVNSAAVKNPNLIQEAADVFGSQCVVVAIDAKRFEDGFHVVVNGGRIDTGLDAIEWAKKVQELGAGEILLTSMDTDGTKNGFDIELLNAVCEVVSIPVIASGGCGTLNHFSEVFQQSNADAALAASLFHYKELTVGQVKKHLKANRIPVRIV; via the coding sequence ATGCTTTCTAAACGAATTATTCCCTGTTTAGATGTAAAAAATGGGCGAGTAGTAAAAGGAATCAATTTTGTAGGATTAAAAGATGTGGGTAATCCTGTCGAATGCGCAAAAGCATATTATGAGCAAGGAGCAGATGAAATTGTCTTTTTAGATATAACAGCTACCCATGAAGCAAGAGGAACAATAATAGATGTGGTTCGCAATACTGCAAAAGAGGTGTTCGTTCCACTAACAGTAGGCGGAGGTATTCGTACAATAGAAGATTTTCGTTATATTTTAAGAGCAGGTGCAGATAAAATATCTGTAAATTCCGCCGCAGTAAAGAACCCAAATTTAATTCAAGAAGCAGCTGATGTATTTGGAAGTCAATGCGTAGTAGTAGCAATTGATGCAAAACGCTTTGAGGATGGATTCCATGTCGTTGTGAATGGCGGTAGAATCGATACTGGGCTAGATGCAATTGAATGGGCGAAGAAAGTACAAGAGCTTGGAGCAGGGGAAATCTTATTAACTTCAATGGATACCGATGGAACAAAGAACGGATTTGATATAGAATTGCTGAATGCAGTTTGTGAGGTGGTATCTATTCCAGTTATTGCTTCTGGTGGATGCGGTACATTAAATCACTTTTCAGAAGTCTTTCAACAATCTAATGCAGATGCTGCGCTTGCAGCCTCTTTGTTTCATTATAAAGAGTTAACAGTAGGCCAAGTGAAAAAACATTTGAAAGCAAATAGGATTCCTGTTAGAATAGTATAA
- the hisA gene encoding 1-(5-phosphoribosyl)-5-[(5-phosphoribosylamino)methylideneamino]imidazole-4-carboxamide isomerase, translating to MIILPAIDIKNGKCVRLYKGDFNTVEQVAESPIETALSFQRTGAQYLHMVDLDGAKDGTQSNQDIFLKVAKETDLRIELGGGIRDINAASFYLENGIERVILGSAAVKNPKLVKDLVKEYHDRIIVGIDAMHGMVQTEGWLDASEINYIDLAKEMEAIGVQYIVYTDISKDGTLSGPNLYELEMINNQVDIKIIASGGISNIEDIKALKKLNVYGVICGKSLYKNTLSLEEALKVARE from the coding sequence ATGATCATATTACCGGCGATAGATATTAAAAATGGAAAATGTGTACGACTTTATAAAGGCGATTTTAATACCGTTGAGCAGGTAGCAGAAAGCCCTATAGAAACAGCACTTTCTTTTCAAAGAACAGGCGCTCAATACCTGCATATGGTAGACCTTGACGGAGCAAAAGATGGAACACAATCTAATCAAGATATTTTTCTTAAAGTAGCAAAAGAAACTGATTTAAGAATAGAGCTTGGCGGTGGCATACGTGATATCAATGCTGCAAGCTTTTATTTGGAAAATGGAATAGAACGCGTTATTCTAGGTTCTGCGGCTGTAAAGAATCCAAAGTTAGTAAAAGATTTAGTGAAAGAATATCATGATAGGATTATTGTTGGAATAGATGCAATGCATGGCATGGTTCAGACAGAAGGATGGCTTGATGCCAGTGAAATAAATTATATTGATTTAGCTAAAGAAATGGAAGCAATCGGGGTTCAATATATCGTATATACAGATATATCAAAAGATGGAACGCTGTCTGGCCCTAATTTATATGAGCTTGAGATGATTAACAACCAAGTTGATATTAAAATCATTGCAAGTGGTGGAATTTCAAATATAGAGGATATTAAAGCATTAAAGAAATTAAATGTGTATGGGGTTATTTGTGGAAAATCTTTATATAAAAATACATTAAGCTTAGAAGAAGCTTTGAAAGTGGCAAGAGAATAA
- a CDS encoding DUF6440 family protein yields the protein MRQADRFIKVFTQGTLNATEIWIDRETGVNYLFHQSGYAGGLTPLLDRDGKPVITTVYE from the coding sequence ATGAGACAAGCAGATCGTTTTATCAAAGTATTTACACAAGGAACTTTAAATGCAACTGAAATTTGGATTGATCGTGAAACAGGTGTAAACTATTTATTTCATCAATCTGGTTATGCTGGCGGTTTAACTCCGTTACTAGATAGAGATGGAAAACCAGTTATTACAACAGTTTATGAATAG
- the hisH gene encoding imidazole glycerol phosphate synthase subunit HisH, whose product MIAIIDYGAGNLFSVKNAFDYIGKESKITKDKSDIQKAEALILPGVGAFPKAMQMLQETDLISTIKEEIQKKPLLGICLGMQMLFEEGYEFERTNGLGFIDGCIKYIQTDYKIPHMGYNELEFHEPSPLLNGIQSGDCVYFVHSYMAHTSSHNVAAYCDYGIKVPALVQKGNVFGAQFHPEKSGEVGLQILKNFASL is encoded by the coding sequence ATGATAGCAATTATAGATTATGGTGCAGGAAACTTATTTAGTGTAAAAAATGCTTTTGATTATATTGGTAAAGAGAGCAAGATTACAAAAGATAAGTCTGATATTCAAAAAGCTGAAGCACTTATTTTGCCGGGTGTGGGTGCGTTCCCAAAAGCAATGCAAATGCTACAAGAAACCGATTTAATTAGTACGATAAAAGAAGAAATTCAGAAAAAGCCATTGTTAGGTATTTGCCTCGGAATGCAGATGTTATTTGAAGAAGGTTACGAGTTTGAACGAACAAACGGACTTGGTTTCATTGACGGGTGCATAAAATACATTCAAACTGATTATAAAATTCCTCATATGGGATATAATGAATTGGAATTTCATGAACCGAGTCCGCTGTTAAATGGGATTCAATCAGGTGACTGTGTGTATTTTGTACATTCTTATATGGCACATACATCTTCACATAATGTTGCGGCATACTGCGACTATGGAATTAAGGTGCCAGCACTTGTTCAAAAGGGAAATGTATTCGGTGCACAATTTCACCCTGAAAAAAGCGGCGAAGTTGGATTACAAATACTCAAAAACTTTGCAAGTTTATAA
- the lepB gene encoding signal peptidase I, with protein sequence MSESAEKKENFKKEIWSWVRTILIAILITFIVNQCVVFGSEVPTGSMEHTINIKDRIFTYRLAYLLDDPKRGDIVVFPFPDDESKRFVKRIIGLPNDTVEIIDGKVYINNSKNPLEEDYLNEAPKGSYGPFRVPKDHYFMLGDNRNVSLDSRFWNDKFVSRDKIMGKAVLKYYPKIETLK encoded by the coding sequence ATGAGCGAGTCAGCCGAGAAAAAGGAAAACTTTAAAAAAGAAATATGGAGTTGGGTAAGAACAATACTAATTGCCATTTTAATTACATTCATTGTTAACCAATGTGTTGTTTTTGGCAGTGAAGTACCAACAGGCTCTATGGAACATACGATAAATATAAAAGACCGAATTTTTACTTATCGACTAGCCTATTTATTAGACGATCCAAAACGAGGCGACATCGTTGTTTTTCCTTTCCCTGATGACGAATCTAAAAGATTCGTTAAACGAATTATTGGGCTTCCAAATGATACAGTTGAGATTATAGATGGAAAAGTATATATCAATAACAGCAAAAATCCTTTAGAAGAAGATTATTTAAATGAAGCTCCTAAAGGTAGTTATGGACCGTTTCGTGTTCCAAAGGATCATTATTTTATGCTTGGCGATAACAGAAATGTTTCATTGGATTCAAGATTTTGGAATGATAAATTTGTAAGTCGAGATAAAATTATGGGAAAGGCTGTATTAAAATATTATCCTAAAATTGAAACATTAAAATAA
- the hisB gene encoding imidazoleglycerol-phosphate dehydratase HisB — protein sequence MRTAQMVRKTKETDITVNLNLDTAPKADIKTGVGFFDHMLTAFAIHSGIELEIVVQGDLEVDCHHTIEDTGIVLGQAFAKALGDKSGITRYGTAYIPMDESLGFVSLDISGRPFLVFNAEFTFEKMGDMDTQMVEEFFRAFSYNAGITLHANLCYGTNDHHKAEALFKALAHAVKDAITPLEGGKVLSTKGSLD from the coding sequence TTTGAACTTAGATACAGCTCCAAAAGCGGATATCAAAACAGGAGTAGGCTTTTTTGACCATATGCTTACTGCGTTTGCTATTCATAGCGGAATCGAGCTTGAAATCGTTGTGCAAGGTGATTTAGAAGTAGATTGTCATCATACAATTGAAGATACGGGAATTGTACTCGGTCAAGCTTTTGCGAAAGCATTAGGCGATAAATCCGGTATTACTCGTTATGGAACTGCATACATTCCTATGGATGAATCATTGGGTTTTGTCTCATTAGATATCAGTGGAAGACCGTTTTTAGTTTTTAATGCAGAATTTACTTTTGAGAAAATGGGGGATATGGATACCCAAATGGTAGAAGAGTTCTTCCGAGCATTCAGCTATAATGCAGGAATTACTCTACATGCAAATTTATGCTATGGAACAAATGATCATCATAAAGCAGAAGCTTTGTTCAAGGCGTTAGCACACGCTGTGAAAGATGCAATAACACCTCTTGAAGGCGGTAAGGTACTATCAACAAAAGGCAGTTTAGATTAA